Part of the Bacillus cereus group sp. RP43 genome is shown below.
AACAAACCACTCGCAATATTACCGATACCTTGTCCAATTAACTCTTTATTACTTTTATGACGTGTCCCCGTCACATTATCCATTACGACAGACGTTAATAACGAGTCAATTGATCCTAGTAAAGCAATACTAAGCGCTGGTAATACAAGTGCTAACATGCCATTTGCGTCTAAATTCGGTACGTGAAGAGATGGCATCGCCTCTGGAATTACACCTATCTTTTCAATCATCTTATTTAAAGAAAGAGTTCCTACAACTGGTAAATTTACCGTAATTCCTTGTAGCAGAGAAGAAAATAACGGCAACGTTACTGTAACACCTACTAACGCTACTAAACTTGATGGAATGGCCTTAATCCATTTTCCAGAAACCATCATTACAATGATTGTTAATAACACAAGTAGAAAGCTATTTTGTACGTGCTTCATTTCACCTAAAATAATAATCAGTGCAATCCCATTCATAAACCCTGAAACGACAGGATACGGAATATATCGAACGTAAGAACCGAGCTTACATACACCAAATAAGATTTGAAATAACCCTGCCATCATAAATGCAATAAAACTTGCTTCTAATCCGTGCGTTGCAATAACGCCTGTTGCAATAACTGTAATCGGCCCAGTAGGACCCGTTACTTGCCCCGGTGTACCGCCAAATAACGCCGCAAACAAACCTGCAAAAATCGCACCATACAATCCGACTAGCGCTCCCTCAGACGTTCCCGTTGCGGCAATACCAAATGCAATTGCTAACGGCAAAGCAACAATCGCAACAGTAAACCCTGCTAAACATTCCTTTGCTATTTTTTGAAACATAAGAATAACCACCTTTGTATAAAGTCCATTTTCCATTGTACACCTAAAAGGATACATTCGTTAGTGTACTTTTTACAGTATCGTGACGTAAACGGATTCAATGAAAAGTTTCCCCCTTACCTTTGGAAACAATTGCAACTATGCTATAATGAACAAATTAAATCTTTTACTATATACTTGGAGGCACTATGCTAACTTTTGAAGAAAAATTATCAATTATTGAATCTTTCCCGGAATTAGAAAGAAAGAACGTATCATTAAAACGCGTAAACTTTCACTTTGAAGAAAGTCGTTTAGATAAAAAGAACGTTGTATATCATTTACATCCAAACGGAAACGGGTTTGTATACGCAAACTTCATTAAAGGTTATAAAACAGATGATAAAGGCATGATTAACATCCGTGAGTTTTCAGAAGAAGAACTGCGTTCATTAATTGAAAAAGTAATTGAACGTCTATCACAGGAGCAAGAGGAAATTGTAGCACCAATGGAACCTGCTGCAGAAGAAGAATGGAAGAACGAAGACGGTCATATCCTAACTCTTATTCAAGAGGATGATATGTGGAACGTTTACGCTGGCGTAAACTTAGACGGTACATTCAACTCTTATCCAGAAGCTGCGGAATACCTTGATGAAGAAGGATTTTCACGTAAATAATACGTTCCTTACTAATCATGAGACCGTCCCAATTTTTTTGGGACGGCCCTCTTTTTATTAATAGATAGGCTATCATTGTCGTATTTTATAGTTAAGTCGATATAACGAGAGTTATGTTGCGATTTTACCCAATAAGAACCTAACTCCATTTCAAAGTTAGGATTTTGGGACAGTCCCCTCCATAAAATTAAGGAATCAAAACTTCTTATTCTCACTATCCCCTATAAAAATTTGAATTTGACAACTATAAGACTCCGCATTAAAAATATCACTAACTAACTCCACTTCAATAAAACTTTCCACTTCTATATCGTTTTCTTTTATATATTTAATCATAGTATTTCTACGTTCTTCTTCATTTTCTTTACTGTACGCTAATGTTACATATTGTCCGCCCGGTAATACTTTTATATTTTGTATCTCTTCCATATGTACATCATCTCGTACTTTATTAAAAACATACTTCGGTTCTACATCCCACTTTTCATTGACATTGTAGAGAATTCCCATTTCCATTGCCATTTTCTCTTCATAATCTTGCACGATTTTCTCTAAATCGGAATAATACAGTAACTCCTGTAAACTCCCCACTTCTTTACAAGGCGCTACAATTACATAACGCTGTTCAAAGAACTGAATAGATATTTCATCATTCTTTAATATTTCCTGTGAACTCCCTACTTTCTCATTTAACCCATCAATCGTTTCAATTACCTCTTTCATTTTCTTTATATGTTCTTCTGCTTCCGCTCTCTTTAATTGTAAAAATTGTAGCAACTTGTCCGTATTACATTCCTTAAAAATCTCTTGAAGTTCTACTATACTAGTGTTCAACTCTCTACAGCTTTTTATAATATCAATGTGAATGAATTGATCTATGGAATAATATCTATATCCTGTTGATTCCTCAATATGCTTCGGAATAAGAATCCCCATCTTATGATAGTACCGTAATGCTTTTATCGTAATATCCTTTATTTTTGCAACTTCTCCAATAGAAAATAATGTTTTCACCCGAATCTCTTCCTTCTTATTTTTTCGCATGTAACTATTGACTCTCCCCTAAGAGGAGACCTTACTATTTATAATAAGTTATTTACATTGATAAAGGGAGTATATAATTATGAACACAGTAAAATATAGAAGTCTTGTTAAGGAAGACTATGAACCTATAAAACATTTAATTGGTGAGGCATTTGGATTTAATGAATTCATTACAGATAAAAAATTTTTAAACCCCATATTAAACGTCTACCTACACAGTTGCATTTTAGAAAGTTCCTTTAGTAAGGTAGCTGAAAAAGATAATAAAATTATCGGTGTCATTTTAGGCGATTCCGAAAAAGATAAAAACCGTTTAAAGAGATTCCATAATACGTTTAGCTTTGCCTTTAACACGCTGAAACTATTCATGACGAATAAAGAGAATAGAGAGTTTTTAAAAACGTTTATAAAAGTTCAAAAAACATATAAAGAACTCATTCAAGGAAAAGAAGAGCAGTTTCAAGGTTGTATACAATTATTCATCGTATCCGAAGAATCTAGAGGTCTTGGAGTTGGGAAATATTTATTAAATAATTTATTACAATACATGACAAACGAAGAAGTAATATCTTTATACTTATATACAGATAATGCATGCAACTATAGATTTTATGACAAACAAAACTTCCAACGTATACAAGAAAAAGCAGTTAAATTTGGGCCAAAAGAAGAAGATTTCAACGTATTTTTATACCGCTATGACTTTAACTAATAGTAACATTTACACTTCGATGCTCTTTGCTAATTAGCAAAGAGCTATATTAAGTATGCCTATCACTCGCGAGTGGTTGTCAAAAAATCATACTAGCTAAAATCCTCCTGCCAAACTCTTCTACTACTATTGTTTCAGTTCGATTAGCGCGAAAAAGAGGAAGATGTGTAATAACTTCAATGTAAAAAGGAGCGCACAACATGGAATGGATTCACGAATTATTTCAGCAATATGGGTATTATGTAGTACTCGTTGGATTACTTTTAGAATATATCGCTCTTCCATTTCCAGGAGAGCCAACATTAGCCTATGCAGGATTTTTATCACATCAAGGTGATTTAAGTTTACCAATTTTAATTGTTTTATCCTTTATTGGGACAAGTGTCGGTATGACATTCCAATACTTTTTAGGAAATAAACTTGGTATGCCTTTCATTCAGAAATACGGGAAATATGTATTTTTAACAGAACGAAAAATTAATTTAACGAAAATGTGGTTTGATAAATACGGATATTTTCTAATCTTTATCGCTTTTTTCATTCCAGGCGTCCGCCACTTCACGGGCTACTTTGCAGGAATTATCAACTTACCGTTTCGCCGCTTTGCGATGACAATTTATTCAGGCGCCCTATTTTGGGTATCATTCTTCTTAATCGGTGGTTACTGGTTAGGGGAAAACTTAGAAAATATATTCCTAGTACTTGAACAACATATTTGGAAAATTATCTTCGGTATTATTATCATTACGCTAATCACCCGATTTCACAAAAAAATAAAGCATGTGTTTGTAAAAAACATAAATTAATATGAAAATCATTTCATTTGAACTTTTCATCAATAAATAATAAAAAGCGGAGACCCATAGTCTCCGCTTTTTCACATACATTCTGTTTCCGAACTAACTCTCACGCTCATTAATTTTTTTTACGTCTAAACAACATCGCTCCAAAAATTAATGCGAACATACCTGCAATAAGAGACGTAGATTCAGTTGATGTTCCCCCTGTTTGAGGAAGTAATTTTGATTGCTTACTATTTTCTTTACTAGGTGATACTTCAGATTTACTTTGTACATCTTGTTTGCTTTGTACTTCTACTTTATCTTGTACCTCTGGTTTGTTTTGCACTTCTACTTTATCCTGAGCCTCTGGTTTGTTTGAAACTTCCGGTTGCTCTTTTACCTCTGGTTTGTTCGGTACTCCCGGTTGCTCTTCTGTTACCTCTAGTTCTTCTTCTTTCCACTCTTCTGTTGTTTCAACTTCTACTTTTTCTTCTTCTGATTTTACCCAAATTTCCGGTTTGTCTGTTACCTCTGGCTTCTCTAACACATTCGGTTCTTCTGTCACCTTTGGCTCTTCCGGTTTTTCTTCTTTTGACTCTTCTGTTGTTTCTTCTTTATTTTGCTCTTCTTCTGATTTTACCCAAATTTCCGGTTTGTCTGTTACCTCTGGCTTCTCTAACACATTCGGTTCTTCTGTCACCTTTGGTTCTTCCGGTTTTTCTTCATTTAACTCTTCTGTTGTTGCTTCTTTATTTTGCTCTTCTTCTGGTTTTACCCAAATTTCCGGTTTGTCTGTTACCTCTGGCTTCTCTAACACATTCGGTT
Proteins encoded:
- a CDS encoding helix-turn-helix domain-containing protein, which codes for MRKNKKEEIRVKTLFSIGEVAKIKDITIKALRYYHKMGILIPKHIEESTGYRYYSIDQFIHIDIIKSCRELNTSIVELQEIFKECNTDKLLQFLQLKRAEAEEHIKKMKEVIETIDGLNEKVGSSQEILKNDEISIQFFEQRYVIVAPCKEVGSLQELLYYSDLEKIVQDYEEKMAMEMGILYNVNEKWDVEPKYVFNKVRDDVHMEEIQNIKVLPGGQYVTLAYSKENEEERRNTMIKYIKENDIEVESFIEVELVSDIFNAESYSCQIQIFIGDSENKKF
- a CDS encoding GNAT family N-acetyltransferase, translating into MNTVKYRSLVKEDYEPIKHLIGEAFGFNEFITDKKFLNPILNVYLHSCILESSFSKVAEKDNKIIGVILGDSEKDKNRLKRFHNTFSFAFNTLKLFMTNKENREFLKTFIKVQKTYKELIQGKEEQFQGCIQLFIVSEESRGLGVGKYLLNNLLQYMTNEEVISLYLYTDNACNYRFYDKQNFQRIQEKAVKFGPKEEDFNVFLYRYDFN
- a CDS encoding DedA family protein, whose protein sequence is MEWIHELFQQYGYYVVLVGLLLEYIALPFPGEPTLAYAGFLSHQGDLSLPILIVLSFIGTSVGMTFQYFLGNKLGMPFIQKYGKYVFLTERKINLTKMWFDKYGYFLIFIAFFIPGVRHFTGYFAGIINLPFRRFAMTIYSGALFWVSFFLIGGYWLGENLENIFLVLEQHIWKIIFGIIIITLITRFHKKIKHVFVKNIN
- a CDS encoding SulP family inorganic anion transporter gives rise to the protein MFQKIAKECLAGFTVAIVALPLAIAFGIAATGTSEGALVGLYGAIFAGLFAALFGGTPGQVTGPTGPITVIATGVIATHGLEASFIAFMMAGLFQILFGVCKLGSYVRYIPYPVVSGFMNGIALIIILGEMKHVQNSFLLVLLTIIVMMVSGKWIKAIPSSLVALVGVTVTLPLFSSLLQGITVNLPVVGTLSLNKMIEKIGVIPEAMPSLHVPNLDANGMLALVLPALSIALLGSIDSLLTSVVMDNVTGTRHKSNKELIGQGIGNIASGLFGGLAGAGATVRSIVNIRSGGKTALSACMHSVILFIFIMGLGSVVQYIPLAVLSGILILTGIGMFDWESMRKAHVAPRGDVIVMFVTMFVTVKFDLMVAVAFGIILSFIIYMVKCKERKASIIKEKEATYTIQGPLSFLSVDRIFASLQDVKSPVSLCMKDVRYMDVSGAMALLNFVEQSDKAGASVTLEHVHPHVEKTIVMMANDEQKEKLQFLKTKAI